In Candidatus Cohnella colombiensis, one DNA window encodes the following:
- the rfbC gene encoding dTDP-4-dehydrorhamnose 3,5-epimerase: MIVREGKLNGIKLIEPAVFADNRGFFVESYNAERYAEHDITMTFIQDNHSLSVESGVIRGLHYQLNPCGQTKLVRVTAGAIYDVVVDIRQGSPTFGKWEGFELSVENKHQLLVPVGFAHGFCTLVPNTEVQYKVDNLYSPEHDRGIAWDDPAIGIAWPISEAILSQKDARNPVLAEAELNFEYE; this comes from the coding sequence ATGATCGTTCGTGAAGGGAAATTAAACGGTATTAAGCTTATTGAACCGGCTGTGTTTGCAGATAACCGGGGCTTCTTCGTGGAAAGCTATAATGCTGAGCGCTATGCAGAACATGATATTACGATGACATTCATACAGGACAATCATTCGCTATCTGTTGAGTCCGGAGTCATCAGAGGGCTTCATTATCAGTTGAATCCGTGTGGGCAGACGAAGCTCGTGCGTGTAACTGCGGGCGCAATCTATGATGTCGTTGTAGATATCCGGCAGGGATCGCCAACGTTTGGGAAGTGGGAAGGGTTTGAACTTTCCGTCGAAAACAAACATCAGTTGCTCGTACCTGTTGGTTTTGCACATGGTTTTTGTACTTTGGTTCCAAACACAGAGGTACAGTACAAGGTGGATAATCTATATTCACCAGAACATGATCGCGGAATTGCTTGGGATGATCCGGCAATTGGAATAGCTTGGCCGATCAGTGAGGCGATTTTATCCCAAAAGGATGCTCGCAATCCTGTTTTAGCAGAGGCAGAACTAAACTTCGAATACGAATAG
- a CDS encoding sugar phosphate nucleotidyltransferase, translating to MKGIILAGGTGSRLYPLTKVTNKHLLPVGKYPMIFHSIAKLKVAGVHDILIVTGKDHMGDVVNLLGSGKEFGLNFTYKVQDEAGGIAQALGMAEHFVGTDSMVVILGDNVFGDGIESFVANFERQGNGAKILIKQVHDPKRYGVPELEGDRIIGIEEKPQQPKSSYAVTGIYMYDANVFNIIRTLKPSGRGELEITDVNNAYIEAGALTYDVLQDWWTDAGTYGSLMTANELAQDIQFGEEFGKLKI from the coding sequence GTGAAAGGAATCATTCTAGCAGGCGGAACAGGCTCACGTTTATACCCATTAACGAAAGTTACGAATAAGCACTTATTGCCCGTTGGCAAATATCCGATGATTTTCCATTCGATAGCTAAGCTTAAGGTTGCGGGTGTTCATGATATTTTGATCGTCACAGGTAAAGATCACATGGGTGACGTTGTAAATTTGCTAGGTAGCGGTAAGGAGTTTGGACTGAACTTTACATATAAGGTTCAAGATGAAGCTGGCGGGATCGCACAAGCACTCGGGATGGCTGAGCATTTTGTCGGAACGGATTCGATGGTTGTTATTTTGGGCGATAATGTATTCGGGGATGGAATTGAGAGCTTTGTAGCTAATTTTGAGAGGCAAGGAAACGGTGCGAAGATCTTGATTAAACAAGTGCACGATCCGAAGCGTTATGGGGTACCTGAGCTTGAGGGCGATCGTATTATCGGAATTGAGGAGAAGCCGCAACAACCTAAGAGCAGTTATGCGGTTACGGGAATATATATGTATGATGCCAATGTGTTTAATATCATTCGAACATTGAAGCCCTCTGGACGTGGAGAGCTGGAAATTACGGATGTTAACAATGCTTATATAGAAGCGGGAGCTTTAACCTATGATGTATTGCAAGACTGGTGGACCGATGCAGGAACATACGGATCGCTCATGACAGCAAATGAGTTAGCACAGGATATACAATTCGGAGAAGAGTTTGGAAAACTGAAAATATAA
- a CDS encoding glycosyltransferase family 2 protein, protein MKISVIIPTLNAEKEITELMICLKDQTRQAHEIIIVDSSSNDRTVHIAYEFGAKVIMVDRHSFDHGGTRNYAASHAIGDVLVFMTQDAIPDNEHFLKQLTQPLQDERVAATYGRQVAHPNASDLEKLTREFNYPPDSLRKSKDDLPRLGIKTFFLTNVCSSYRRSSFEQLGKFEEPIISNEDMIMAAKLINAGYLIAYAADAKVKHSHDYTAVQQFRRHFDIGVSLCLNKGIVQGVKAEGEGKKLIKLQLKLLKPIKMWYRIPGWIIQLVAKYAGYRLGLICMKLPKTLRSSFSMHKNFWNHYEG, encoded by the coding sequence ATGAAAATCTCAGTTATTATACCGACACTGAATGCAGAAAAAGAAATAACTGAGTTGATGATTTGTCTGAAGGATCAAACTAGGCAAGCACATGAAATTATTATCGTAGATTCCTCTTCCAATGATCGTACAGTTCATATCGCATATGAATTTGGAGCTAAAGTAATAATGGTGGATCGTCACTCATTCGACCATGGTGGAACGCGCAATTATGCTGCTTCTCATGCTATAGGTGATGTTCTTGTGTTCATGACACAGGATGCTATACCGGACAATGAGCACTTTCTAAAACAGTTGACGCAGCCTCTTCAGGATGAACGTGTCGCCGCGACCTATGGGAGACAGGTTGCACATCCCAATGCGAGCGACCTAGAGAAGCTGACAAGAGAATTTAACTATCCGCCTGACTCATTGCGCAAGTCTAAGGATGATCTACCACGGCTGGGAATTAAAACTTTTTTTCTTACGAATGTATGCTCTTCCTATAGAAGAAGCTCATTTGAACAATTAGGTAAATTTGAGGAACCGATCATCTCCAATGAAGATATGATTATGGCAGCCAAATTAATAAATGCAGGATATTTAATTGCTTACGCAGCTGATGCAAAAGTGAAACACTCTCATGATTATACAGCCGTGCAGCAGTTCCGCAGACATTTTGACATTGGTGTGTCACTATGTTTGAACAAAGGGATTGTGCAAGGTGTTAAGGCTGAGGGTGAGGGGAAGAAGCTAATAAAGTTACAATTAAAGCTACTTAAGCCGATAAAGATGTGGTATCGCATTCCAGGGTGGATCATTCAGTTAGTGGCGAAATATGCCGGGTACCGTTTAGGTCTCATTTGTATGAAGCTGCCCAAGACTCTCCGTTCGTCGTTTAGCATGCACAAAAATTTTTGGAATCATTACGAGGGGTGA
- the cysC gene encoding adenylyl-sulfate kinase: MNIQPSNIRWHEAKVSKQDRHFLNQHKSCVLWFTGLSGAGKSSLSIAVEKVLYDYQIRSYVLDGDNIRYGLSNNLGFSPADRKENIRRIGEVSKLFVDAGLFTITAFISPYREDRSIVREMFEGNEFVEIYVKCSLEECERRDPKGLYRKARIGEIKDFTGISAPYEEPLNAEIVIENDKQSLEMSVDQIITYLKKNRFLKSN; this comes from the coding sequence ATGAACATCCAACCGAGCAACATTCGATGGCATGAAGCAAAAGTCTCAAAGCAAGATCGACACTTTCTTAATCAACATAAAAGCTGTGTGTTGTGGTTTACGGGACTTTCTGGAGCAGGCAAATCGAGTTTATCTATCGCTGTTGAGAAAGTGCTATACGATTATCAGATACGATCGTATGTACTTGATGGAGATAATATACGTTATGGATTAAGTAACAATCTGGGCTTTAGTCCTGCTGATCGCAAGGAGAATATACGAAGAATTGGAGAAGTATCCAAGTTGTTTGTTGATGCGGGTTTATTTACGATTACCGCGTTTATCTCACCGTACAGGGAAGACAGAAGTATAGTTAGAGAAATGTTTGAAGGAAATGAATTTGTAGAGATTTATGTGAAATGCTCGCTTGAAGAGTGTGAACGAAGGGATCCAAAGGGCCTTTATCGTAAGGCGCGGATAGGAGAAATAAAAGACTTTACGGGTATATCTGCACCCTATGAAGAGCCTCTAAATGCTGAAATAGTTATCGAGAATGACAAGCAATCTCTTGAGATGTCAGTGGATCAGATTATCACCTACCTCAAGAAAAATAGATTTCTGAAATCTAATTGA
- a CDS encoding glycoside hydrolase family 99-like domain-containing protein, with protein MNKLKLTTKAAVRRIYHSLPLNSSQKLKLKNGLYTSFGFMIRNTEMYRGWKSTQGHLNGNLVSDLNDNMNDKKQINDQYMKYIHDGFTKGSLRSEEYIELSNDRFELNEDDINLIAFYLPQFHPIPENDEWWGKGFTEWTNVTKAVPQYLGHHQPQLPVDIGFYDLRMIDVIERQVELAKQYGVYGFCFHHYWFGGKRLLEKPVDNFLNHKEIDFPFCVCWANENWTRRWDGQENDILMAQNHSPEDDIAFITDLERYLSDKRYIRVDGKPLIIVYRPQILPDPQATTDRWREYCRNSGVGEIHLVGAKTFGMQDPTQIGFDAAVEFPPHVMHSSIITNNVGIINPQYHGIVYDYEEHVRSGIYLEKDPCITYKTVAPGWDNTARKPNGGHIFHGSNPRLYKEWLQRVIKHTNDNNNQFVFINAWNEWAEGAHLEPDRKYGYGYLQATKEAIIDSRNEYRNVEESFENSQYNNTISIIAPAYNHDKYIENCIRSLANQSYEDKELIIIDDCSSDNTVREIKKLINDEQIASKFTKGITFIQHLSNKGAHHSINEGLKIASGKYLTIINTDDLYEENRLEMIIGGLETSGSHLAFSKVKTIDDEGKVAISDDATYFQGLQEGIAQESTILFKLLNNNVAISTGNLLFTKELYAKIGGFKGYKYVHDWDFILKATLITEPTFVESTNYLYRLHASNSYKELQQDVSQTNEEVNQVLLNVFKQLNERKYMNKRIPELTQLNKLILHPLFQDLQKERDV; from the coding sequence ATGAACAAACTAAAATTAACAACTAAAGCTGCCGTTCGTAGAATATATCACTCATTACCTTTAAATTCTTCTCAAAAGTTGAAACTGAAAAATGGGTTGTATACATCCTTTGGCTTTATGATTAGAAATACAGAAATGTACAGGGGATGGAAGAGTACGCAGGGACATTTAAATGGAAATCTAGTATCCGATCTTAATGATAATATGAATGATAAGAAACAGATCAATGATCAATATATGAAGTATATCCATGATGGGTTCACAAAGGGCAGTTTGAGATCTGAGGAATATATTGAGTTGTCGAACGATAGATTCGAATTAAATGAAGATGATATTAATTTGATAGCGTTTTACTTACCTCAATTTCATCCTATCCCCGAGAATGATGAATGGTGGGGTAAAGGCTTTACAGAGTGGACGAATGTGACAAAGGCTGTTCCTCAATATCTAGGACATCATCAACCTCAATTACCAGTTGACATAGGTTTTTACGATTTAAGAATGATTGATGTTATAGAGAGACAAGTAGAATTAGCAAAGCAATATGGGGTTTACGGATTTTGCTTCCACCACTATTGGTTTGGAGGAAAAAGATTACTAGAAAAGCCAGTGGATAATTTTTTGAATCATAAGGAGATAGATTTCCCCTTTTGTGTATGCTGGGCAAATGAAAACTGGACAAGAAGGTGGGATGGTCAAGAGAACGATATATTAATGGCTCAAAATCATTCGCCGGAGGATGATATCGCGTTCATAACAGATTTAGAGAGATATTTGTCCGATAAACGGTATATAAGAGTAGACGGAAAACCATTAATCATTGTGTATAGACCACAGATACTTCCTGATCCTCAAGCGACTACGGATAGATGGAGAGAATATTGTAGAAATTCTGGAGTGGGTGAAATCCATTTAGTAGGCGCGAAGACGTTTGGCATGCAGGATCCAACTCAAATCGGATTTGATGCTGCAGTAGAGTTTCCTCCGCATGTGATGCATTCATCCATTATTACTAATAATGTAGGCATAATAAATCCACAGTATCATGGTATTGTATATGATTACGAAGAGCATGTTAGAAGTGGTATATATCTAGAGAAGGATCCATGTATAACTTATAAAACAGTTGCCCCTGGGTGGGATAATACCGCTAGAAAACCAAATGGTGGACATATATTCCACGGTTCCAATCCAAGATTGTACAAAGAATGGCTTCAGCGTGTAATTAAACATACAAATGATAATAATAATCAATTTGTATTTATAAATGCATGGAACGAATGGGCTGAAGGTGCACATCTTGAGCCAGATCGCAAGTATGGTTACGGTTATTTGCAGGCCACAAAGGAAGCGATTATAGACAGTAGGAACGAGTACAGAAATGTAGAAGAATCATTCGAAAATTCCCAATATAATAACACAATCAGTATTATTGCTCCAGCATATAATCACGATAAATATATCGAAAATTGTATACGTTCATTAGCAAATCAATCCTATGAAGATAAAGAACTTATTATTATTGATGATTGTTCTTCTGATAATACCGTAAGGGAAATCAAGAAATTAATTAACGATGAACAAATCGCATCTAAATTCACTAAAGGAATTACTTTTATACAACACTTGAGCAACAAAGGAGCTCATCATTCTATAAATGAGGGACTTAAAATTGCTTCTGGTAAATATTTAACAATTATTAATACCGATGATCTATATGAAGAAAATAGATTAGAAATGATAATAGGAGGTCTTGAGACATCAGGAAGTCATTTAGCTTTTAGTAAAGTGAAAACGATTGATGATGAGGGTAAAGTAGCTATTAGTGACGATGCCACATATTTTCAAGGGTTACAAGAAGGCATTGCTCAGGAATCAACAATACTCTTCAAGCTCCTAAATAACAATGTGGCAATAAGTACGGGTAATCTACTATTTACGAAAGAGCTATATGCTAAGATTGGGGGGTTTAAGGGATATAAGTATGTTCATGATTGGGACTTTATCTTGAAGGCAACATTGATAACTGAACCGACTTTTGTTGAAAGTACAAATTACTTATATCGGTTGCATGCTAGTAATTCTTATAAAGAATTACAACAGGATGTTTCTCAGACCAATGAAGAGGTTAATCAAGTATTGTTAAACGTATTCAAACAACTTAATGAACGAAAGTATATGAATAAGAGAATTCCTGAATTAACTCAATTAAATAAATTGATTTTACATCCTCTATTTCAGGATCTTCAGAAGGAGCGGGATGTATGA
- a CDS encoding methyltransferase domain-containing protein has product MDFTGERYIEQSNGIEIHLEHIQRYISILPLVEGKVVLDIACGSGYGTHMISQHADVVYGVDINEEAIEYSKNRFSGDNIVFQVGSIEKLPFGDSIFDVIVSFETIEHVGEDIQHKFLNEIKRVLKPNGVFIISTPNKYIYSDLPKYNNQYHVKEFYVEEFTQFISEYFSHHKIYHQGFHLSSIIMNKDHQSLRVLNEKAISDGRYVIVICSEDTHALNVEINTIQLDLQNYYYENNFKINEFVQQVDKQFGKLYFDCGEGYSEQNSYVEVYKFNNKVFELKFNLTINKPIKQLRWDPVEGRFCRIKIYSIQCIYDDGSIRELPTHYLETNGQLVDHYYYFSDVDPRIYLNSEFESASSLIVTGEIEFIEANEFLKYIIKENDTLQRKIFELDQNLANELRKFEVEKREFEEKINTFNIENSSKLQEISTLYEEIEIKSKSNFILQEEIDELKLELALCEQNYNAVLNSKSWKITSLLRKLRSLLRI; this is encoded by the coding sequence GTGGATTTTACAGGTGAAAGATACATTGAACAATCAAATGGTATCGAAATCCACCTCGAGCATATACAAAGGTATATTAGTATATTGCCGCTGGTTGAAGGAAAAGTAGTTCTAGATATCGCGTGTGGATCTGGTTATGGAACGCATATGATTTCTCAACATGCTGATGTAGTGTATGGTGTGGATATTAATGAGGAAGCAATTGAATATTCTAAAAACCGCTTTTCAGGTGACAATATAGTTTTTCAGGTAGGTTCGATTGAAAAATTGCCCTTCGGTGATTCTATTTTTGATGTAATTGTATCTTTTGAAACGATTGAACATGTAGGCGAAGATATACAGCATAAATTTTTGAATGAAATAAAGAGAGTATTAAAGCCAAACGGTGTATTCATTATCTCGACTCCTAATAAATACATATATTCAGATTTGCCTAAATACAACAATCAATATCATGTTAAAGAGTTTTATGTCGAGGAGTTTACACAGTTTATTTCAGAATATTTTTCACATCATAAAATATATCATCAGGGCTTTCATCTATCATCGATTATTATGAACAAGGATCACCAATCATTAAGGGTATTAAATGAAAAAGCTATAAGTGATGGAAGATATGTTATCGTCATATGTTCAGAGGATACACATGCCCTTAATGTAGAAATAAATACAATTCAACTTGACCTACAGAACTATTATTATGAAAATAACTTTAAAATAAATGAGTTTGTTCAACAAGTGGATAAGCAATTTGGGAAATTGTATTTTGATTGCGGAGAAGGATATTCTGAACAAAACTCCTATGTTGAAGTATATAAATTTAACAACAAAGTTTTCGAATTAAAATTTAATTTAACTATTAATAAGCCAATTAAACAATTAAGGTGGGATCCTGTTGAAGGTAGATTTTGCAGGATAAAAATATATTCAATTCAATGCATTTATGATGATGGTTCTATACGAGAATTGCCTACACATTATTTAGAAACGAATGGACAATTAGTTGATCATTATTATTATTTTAGTGATGTAGATCCTAGAATTTACCTTAATAGTGAGTTTGAAAGTGCCTCTTCTTTGATTGTAACTGGTGAGATTGAGTTTATAGAAGCAAATGAGTTCCTTAAATATATTATTAAAGAAAATGACACACTTCAACGCAAGATATTTGAATTGGATCAAAATTTAGCAAATGAATTGAGAAAGTTTGAGGTTGAGAAGAGAGAATTTGAAGAAAAGATAAACACTTTTAACATTGAAAATTCAAGCAAATTACAGGAGATTAGTACTCTTTATGAAGAGATTGAAATTAAAAGCAAATCAAATTTCATTCTGCAAGAAGAAATTGATGAATTGAAGTTAGAATTAGCATTATGCGAACAGAACTACAATGCAGTTCTAAATTCGAAATCATGGAAGATCACTAGTCTTCTACGTAAGTTAAGATCATTACTAAGAATTTAA
- a CDS encoding ABC transporter ATP-binding protein — protein sequence MPKVDVEVNRVSVKFRLDSEKIDSLKEYFLKLTMRSIEYTEFNALKSIDFKIHNGERIGIIGHNGAGKSTLLKTIAGVVKPTEGSVVVNGSIAPLLELGAGFDADLTGVENIFLNGAILGRSKKYLEEKFDEIVEYSGLGKFIHTPVKNYSSGMRARLGFSIATKVDPDILIVDEILGVGDENFQIKSSKTMKEMMTSGKTVILVSHNLAQVKQLTERVIWLHEGEVRQIGKTNELCREYKDYMDEILNKK from the coding sequence ATGCCAAAAGTAGATGTTGAAGTGAATCGAGTATCGGTGAAATTCAGATTGGATAGTGAGAAGATAGATAGTCTAAAAGAGTACTTCTTAAAGTTAACTATGAGGAGTATTGAATATACAGAATTTAATGCACTGAAATCCATAGATTTCAAGATCCATAATGGAGAAAGAATTGGGATTATTGGACATAATGGAGCTGGAAAAAGCACGTTGTTAAAGACGATTGCTGGTGTCGTGAAGCCTACCGAAGGAAGCGTTGTGGTAAATGGAAGTATAGCACCGTTATTAGAGCTTGGGGCGGGATTTGATGCAGATCTAACGGGTGTTGAAAATATTTTTCTAAATGGGGCTATATTGGGTAGATCTAAAAAGTATTTAGAAGAAAAGTTTGATGAAATTGTAGAGTACTCAGGTCTGGGGAAGTTTATACACACGCCAGTAAAAAACTATTCCTCAGGAATGAGAGCGAGACTTGGATTTTCGATTGCGACAAAGGTAGATCCCGACATCCTTATCGTAGATGAAATTTTGGGTGTTGGTGATGAAAATTTCCAGATTAAAAGTTCCAAAACGATGAAAGAAATGATGACTAGCGGTAAAACTGTCATACTTGTTTCGCATAACCTTGCTCAGGTAAAGCAACTTACGGAAAGAGTAATATGGTTGCATGAGGGTGAAGTGAGACAGATTGGAAAAACGAATGAGTTATGTCGCGAGTACAAGGATTATATGGATGAGATCCTCAATAAAAAATAA
- a CDS encoding glycosyltransferase family 2 protein, with protein sequence MNMMDVSVIIPNYNGAQYINKCIESIYEQVKHKKNIIVVDNHSSDNSIAEINKTFSDITIVANDKNVGFAAAVNIGIMLCDTEYVILLNNDAFVRSDFIRPLYEMINSDKSIFSVSSKMLQYSNPSLIDDAGDHFTLMGWAYKAGDGDRSEQHNKEKVIFSSCAGAAIYRRNVFEEMGYFDEKFFAYLEDVDIGFRANLFGYRNVYCPQAEVLHIGSATSGSVKHSEFKVRISSRNNVYLIVKNLPLILLIIHFPLYLIGFIIKLCYFIRLGYGKPYLLGLLEGIKNIHSVRRVKFRLKNIRGYIRAEYLMCKATFYFFSNKMYRFLR encoded by the coding sequence ATGAATATGATGGATGTTTCAGTGATTATACCGAATTATAATGGTGCTCAATACATCAATAAATGTATTGAGAGTATATATGAACAAGTGAAGCACAAAAAAAATATTATAGTAGTTGATAATCACTCTAGCGATAATAGTATTGCAGAGATCAATAAAACATTTTCAGATATCACAATTGTTGCAAATGATAAAAATGTCGGTTTCGCAGCTGCAGTTAACATCGGAATTATGCTTTGTGACACCGAGTATGTAATTTTATTAAATAATGATGCATTTGTGAGATCGGACTTTATAAGGCCACTATATGAAATGATTAACTCAGATAAAAGTATTTTCTCTGTATCATCTAAGATGTTGCAATATTCCAATCCAAGTTTGATAGATGATGCTGGGGATCATTTTACATTGATGGGATGGGCATATAAAGCAGGTGATGGAGATCGAAGTGAACAGCACAATAAAGAGAAAGTGATATTTAGCTCATGTGCGGGTGCTGCAATTTATAGGAGAAATGTATTTGAAGAAATGGGGTATTTTGACGAAAAGTTTTTTGCTTATTTAGAGGATGTCGACATAGGATTTAGAGCAAATTTGTTTGGGTACAGGAACGTTTATTGCCCTCAGGCGGAGGTTCTCCATATAGGCAGTGCAACAAGTGGAAGTGTGAAGCATAGTGAGTTCAAGGTCCGGATATCTTCTCGTAATAATGTATATTTAATTGTGAAGAACTTGCCACTAATATTGTTAATCATACACTTTCCCCTTTATTTAATAGGGTTCATAATAAAGTTGTGTTACTTTATTCGACTAGGGTATGGGAAACCCTACCTTCTTGGTCTTTTGGAAGGAATAAAGAATATTCATTCAGTTAGAAGAGTAAAGTTTCGGCTTAAGAATATAAGAGGTTACATCCGAGCAGAATATTTGATGTGTAAGGCGACTTTCTATTTTTTCAGTAATAAAATGTATCGGTTTTTAAGATAA
- a CDS encoding sugar transferase — protein MSVELSTTDSHPTKELETVGRLASYKMRAISSLNALQGVLIFLEFICYIFTFFILFTWRVGPEYGFSFRTMISDLWLQIPVMFDYALFISMFIGLYWLLVYQKQFYDPRHERGLSDEFVIILKAIMISFLITLGVSFLLKNTLVYSRVLLVTFLMTTYVEASLFRYIRKRTFHQLKKSGKLRQRVLIVGAGRVGQQLYERYTDSSIRGIELVGFVDERQDDARIIGDLDQLEQVIKQYRVDILYITIPSEKIKINTMLQKIYKYHIDIRIIPELFDRLSSVYEYRQDFDYPCLQIVKTPMRGFNLIMKRSMDIILSAIGIIVGLPLLILVALLIKINSPGPILFKQTRIGRNGVKFTMLKFRSMVNGAEGRKRNLLHRNEATGHSFKLKSDPRVTRVGSVLRKYSIDELPQLWNVLKGEMSLIGPRPSLPEEVQQYSDYHWRRMDVRPGMTGLWQVSGRSDLTFEEWINLDIQYIERWSLAMEMKILIKTVPVVIKGTGAY, from the coding sequence TTGTCTGTCGAATTATCTACTACAGATTCACACCCTACCAAGGAATTAGAGACGGTAGGTCGATTAGCTTCATATAAGATGAGAGCAATATCCAGTCTTAATGCTCTACAGGGTGTGCTTATCTTCTTGGAATTTATCTGTTACATATTTACATTTTTTATATTATTCACTTGGAGAGTTGGTCCTGAATATGGATTCAGCTTTCGTACAATGATATCGGACCTGTGGCTTCAGATTCCGGTAATGTTCGATTATGCGTTATTCATCTCCATGTTTATAGGTTTGTACTGGTTACTCGTGTATCAAAAGCAATTTTATGATCCAAGACATGAACGCGGACTGTCTGATGAATTCGTGATTATTTTGAAGGCGATTATGATTTCGTTCCTGATTACACTTGGAGTGTCATTTCTACTTAAGAATACGCTTGTATATTCCCGTGTTCTACTTGTCACATTCCTAATGACGACTTATGTAGAAGCTTCATTGTTTCGCTACATCAGGAAACGGACATTTCATCAATTAAAGAAAAGTGGCAAGCTTAGGCAGAGGGTGCTTATTGTAGGCGCTGGACGGGTTGGACAGCAGCTCTATGAACGGTATACGGATTCATCCATTCGCGGGATCGAGTTGGTAGGTTTCGTCGATGAACGCCAGGATGATGCTAGAATCATAGGGGATCTGGATCAATTGGAGCAAGTGATCAAGCAATACCGTGTAGATATTTTGTATATCACGATTCCTTCAGAAAAGATAAAAATCAATACGATGTTGCAAAAGATTTACAAGTATCACATTGATATTCGAATTATTCCTGAGCTTTTCGATCGACTCAGTTCCGTTTATGAATATCGGCAAGACTTTGATTACCCTTGTCTGCAGATTGTGAAGACTCCGATGCGAGGCTTCAATCTGATCATGAAACGCTCTATGGATATTATTTTATCCGCTATCGGAATCATTGTCGGACTACCATTATTAATCCTTGTTGCTTTATTGATTAAGATTAATTCACCAGGACCAATCTTATTTAAGCAAACACGAATCGGTAGAAACGGTGTAAAGTTCACGATGTTAAAGTTTCGTTCGATGGTGAACGGTGCTGAGGGGCGCAAGCGTAACCTGCTACATAGAAACGAAGCGACGGGGCACTCGTTCAAGCTGAAAAGTGATCCCAGAGTTACACGGGTAGGTAGTGTGCTTCGCAAATACTCGATAGATGAACTCCCCCAGTTATGGAACGTGCTGAAGGGAGAGATGAGCCTGATCGGTCCGCGACCGTCACTACCTGAGGAAGTTCAGCAATATTCCGACTATCACTGGCGCAGGATGGATGTACGTCCAGGGATGACTGGGTTGTGGCAAGTGAGTGGTCGGAGCGACTTAACTTTCGAGGAATGGATCAATCTTGATATTCAATATATCGAACGTTGGAGTTTGGCGATGGAGATGAAGATCTTAATAAAGACTGTACCAGTAGTGATAAAAGGTACGGGAGCATATTGA